TATCAAAGGTAATTAGGGTGTGGTCTATGGTAAAAATTGTAGAATAAACATATATTAGTGTGtctatagaaatagaattacactCATTATTGCTGCCAGATGGTCCACCTATCATGGAACGTTGACTTGAATAGAGTGTTAATGTCTGTTCTAGTAATTCTAATTCTATGAATTAGCTAATATGTTGCATAGGATCCTATTGGTGCTGTTGGATTTTCCAGCCTACATGTAATTTTTCAGAAATATTGAAATTAAACCTTAGAATACGATATCTTTTTCTAGCCTAAATTGAatagtttttgttttctattcaaCAGATCCCACTACTGCAGAAGATGACCTATGCTCAGGCCTGAAAAcaatctctctcttctactccgaAATCTGTTTTATGCACTCCCATAGACTGCCTTCAATACACTTgaaatgattatatatatatatatatatatatatatatatattttttttttttttatgaagtgGATTTTTTTTAACCTCTGGTGCCTTAATTTCTACAGGACCAGAATATCTGCATGTACTGCTGCTCCTTTATATACTCTATGTATCTTTGAGTTCACTACTTTTTCAATCATGGAAGCCTTTTACAATAAGTAGATCACATGGGATGCATTGTTATCATTTAGCATGAACTGAGCCTTTTTTTGTTTAACTCATATACCTCTCTAGTCTCTACCTTACCATGTAATTTCAGTGAACAGTTAGCTGTTAAGAAGAGCAACCTCAGTGATTTTCTTCCAAAGGTGTACTCACCTTGCCAATTATACACTTCATGATTACTGAGTCATTATCCATTCTTGCTATCACGTGATTATTGTATAGGTTATGGAAGTTACTGTACTCTAATGTATATAACTTTTCATTTAACTGATTTAATTTGTATCCTTTATGATGAGTTATGGGTTTTCGCAATCAGGTGATAAGTTGTATGAAGTGCTACATAAAATAAGGTGCTCACTGCTTACTATCCTCAAATTTATTTAGGCTTCTACTTAGTCAAAGCTCTGAGTAACTGGGAATTCTTCCCACTCAATAAGCAATCATGTGTTTTCGTTTAGTTGTATGTTGTAAACAATACGTGTAGTACATTATTCCTAACACACTTTAATTTATAGCAACAATAATGGCCTTTTTTACTAATCACAGAAACCTGATTGCCAGACCTTTATTTCTTTGGCTACGATGCATCTTTCTGAATTGGCTCAAAGTAAGTTGAAGTACTGAATTGACTTCAAGTTTGAGGGAGAGATTATGAACTTTGTGGGATGCTATGATCCAGGGTAATTTATTGAGAGAACTCCGACATGGAGAAGGTTCAGTATGTGAAATATTGAAGGGTTTTTGAGTCCAAGAAGTAAAATGGCGTTACTCATAGCCAAATACTAGTCATTGCACCATATCATTTTTTATTATACacgagtttaaaaaaaaaagaaagaaaaaaaaaaaagtttgaactGGGATATGTTTAAGAAGTGATTTTGTTCATTCTGTTGATTTCTTAATTTCATGTTTCATTTGATTAGTGTGACTTGACTATAACATTGACAGACacttattttttttgggggggggggtagcagtTTTATACAGTAATATAAGTCAATGTTAAGCCATGTAAGACAGCCCTTCAGGTTCTGTGCACAATGTAATCTTTGCTAAAGATAACTTTGTATATCATACACTTGTGTCAGAGAAAGATATCACTGCTGTTCAGACAATGCTATTCAATGTATTTAGTAATTTATCTTGCTTTTAATTAAATATAATTGTGAAAATGGGTATATGTGCTGTTACACTATTGTCATTCCACATTACCTCCATGTTTATGWTCTGTTTGTTGAGCTCATTCCAAGACGGATCATCACAATCTGATTATATTGGCTTTTTTTGTGGAGGTAGACTAACTTTCTGCTTGTTTAGTATCACTATTTARGTTGTAATCTTAAACAAGGTGGAGAGTAGCTCTTTGTACAAGGATAGGGAAATGGCAGATCTTGTTCATTTTTAATATATGTGGATGCCATCATCACTGATTTGGTGACTTGCACTATTTAACACAAGATCATGGGAAATGGTAAACCAAGATGGGAAATGTCCAGCTATCATGTAAGTAGACAGATTCTAATTTGCTCAGTGCTTTTTTTGTAAAGAATATCAGTGCTCAAACAATGTTCAATTGMAAAAATGCTGTCCTTTTCCCCCTCCCAGACATATTGTAACATTCTTTGTAATAAGTCAAATGAAAGTTACTACTATGAAGGACTGTTAAactgttatgtttattttttgctgCCCTCATTGATTTGACTCATTGCAGCCAATGTAATTTTtctaatactgtgaaaatgtgtCAATTGTGTAGCAGCTGTCATTTTGATTTTTGAGTTACACTGTGGCTTCACGTCCAAATGCATTGTTCTCGCTAAGCATACAATTTGTAGACAAACCACTAAAGATATTGTATGTTTGATCCAGAGGTCATTTGGAAATATGCTTTTGTCATTTTTGTGTGAAAATCATCACTTTACTGTTGTGTCAAATGTAGAGATAGTGTAGAGATATTCACAGTGCATGTACTTATGCCACCAGTTTTGtggtaatgtaaatgttttttctcaACAGGACACAAGTGATCCTACATATTTGTGAATGTTATTCATCTGTAACATTATATAAAATTACTATATTTGTCTTCATCTGTCATTCTAATAAAATTACAACAAATAGTTGTGCTGTTTTTCTAATGGCAATGTAATAATTCAATAGACAACAGGGTGGGTGTACAGCATAGGTATTGATATATGGTCTGGGGTGAACAGTACGATCAAAGCCAGCTGACACATTCATGGCATGTAAAACCAGTTAGTAAAGTATTGCATTCTAGCAAGACTAACTTGAGCCAAGGCCTgtcattcaatcaatccttatcatAAATCGTTTTTAAAACCTCCTGCATTAAGAATCTCAGCACTTCCATCTCTTGTCAGATCACCAAGGAATATTAGTCAGGCATTCAGTATGCACACCTAAAATATGCGGAATAAAGGTCCTAGAACTCCGGATGCCTAATGCGCATGCCTTCTCAAAGTTTCTGTTGCAGAAAGCAAGCAGCAGAAAAAGCATCGGTGAGCAAACATCAtaaccaaaatatcgatgttcgATCATCTCGCAAAAATGTTTCGCAAATACCTTTCTCTTGATTTCGCGGGGGAGTATGTATTTTGCGCYTTATGACTTTCCAGCGTTTCGTTTTGCAAAATGTTTACTTCAGTAGCTATCAGACGCCGGTTATgatagctggctaacgttagctagttaacctAYCTGATCGCTAGCAGCACAAAGAAGTGTTCAATGCTTTGTGGTGCTATGACTCGAGGTATTTGTTTGCTTMCTATATTGCTTGCTTCTTTATCAACTGACTAACTTAGATGGTTAACTTCTCGTGTAACAGTACGTTAGCCTAAGCAACGTTACTGATTAGAACTACAATGCCTGTGTTATGTAGtttgtttgaaaaaaaataagtacTTTTTGGCACGCTAATATTGTGTAGCTAAATAGTTAGCgctcatttacattttaagtggTCCATTGACTACTAGACGACAATGCTGCTCAACGATGACACCAGCTAGTTAGTATTTAAGGTCTGTTCATAACTAGTTATATTAATGTCCTCGCATTCTAGATCAGAGAAGCCCTACCCAGCCCAGAGCCAACGTTGAATGACTGTTATTGATATTTACGCAATGATGCAATAACATTTATGGTAGACCRAGTCATCAGACTGTCTGAGTATATTTATTGTAACTAGTAGTTCCATCCTTTTCAAGAACTGGTCAGRTGGACACTAATCAGCTACAGTGTAAGACTGCATTCTTGAGTCATTGGGACTTCTGGGTTCTGACACATTTAGCTTTGTTCCAGAACTGAAAGGTGTTCTAGGTGACATTAAAGAACCATTACATACTTAAAACACAGCTGTTCTGCATCGCTTAGTATTGTAAAGCATTTACattatagtcatttagcagactctcttatccagagtgcatacattttcatactggtcccccactattggcccagcgtcgttagggtttggccggggtaggccgtcattgtaagtaaaaacttgttcttaactgacttgttagataaataggaattgaacccacaaccctggggtTGCAAgtgccgtgctctaccaactgagctacacatgCGCACTAGACCTGAGCTCATTTTCCCTGGCTAAACAAGCATTTCagtacacctgcaataacatctaaatatgtgtatgtgaccaataaaatgtaatttaaactagctggctagctgaactATGCTAGTTTTTAACCTAATTACCAAACTTCATATATGCTGTACTCTCAACTTAAACTCATTTGCTAGTTATACAATCATGTAACTAAGTKATTTGCTGGAAAGAAACTTAAATTGTATTTTGTTGAAAAGTCATGACTGTTTCCAGATATGTCGTAAGATGACAGTGGRGAAGGATATCATTGCTACTTAACTRGGATCCAAGTTCAGTTTTGAGATCCACCATCTTCATTGGCACAGGGTTAGCTGGAAGTATCTGACTGGTCTTGGAACTGTGACAACAGGCAGCCTCTCCCCGCTTGGCTTGATAGGATATGTAGTGATTTTGCCAACACAGCCAGATATGTACAAGGTCTTGTACCCTTAACCTTTTTTCAACTGACTATTGTAGTTGTTGATTACTCATTAATAATGTCGAGTTAATTGACAAGAYAACTTGAGAAAATATCAACTCTACATATCGCAATGCCTAAATTACCTCTGGAGACTAAGGGTCTGTggagctcctcttcctcctcaccactctatgggccctggtcaggagtagtacactatatagggtgtaatttgggatgcagacacagAGATTGGAGGAGCCAGCTTGAGGTTCTCTAGCCAGTAGCCGTCATGCAGTATGTCCTGCTGTGCCCTGGGAAAGGAGAAAAGGCGTCTCCATCTAAAGCCCCCCTMCTCTGTCTGTCTAGCGGCAGGTAGGGTGTTTGCTGTAAAAGGCTGAGGCACAAATGCGGGCTGATTACCGACTGACTGCCATTTTAGAAAGGTTACAATGTACAGGAAATAAATAGCCTTATGGCTGAGTCATTTTACATGGTCAATGTGGCGTCTCTCTCAGCATGGTGAGGAGAGTGTTTCTCATGTTGCATTAGTGGAAGTGTGACATGCTGGCCTGTCTGCCAGCATCATCAGGTGACCCTACAACCCGATTTCTCTCCCACACGCAGATGAACACTGGACTTCAGCAATGTAAGTGTTTTTATCTGATAGAATTGAATACTATAGTTTTATAGAAATCTGAAATCAGTTTCCTATTCATATTTCTACTTAATGAGTTGTAAATCCTGTCCAGTTACTAGTTGAATGAAGAAACTTTGGTTGTGTAAAAATTCCTTGTTCTGTSTCTGTCCTTCTTTCCATCCTAGGGGACACTACACAGAAGARGAGATCTGCCAACTATCCAACCCCAGCAGAATTGGATGCCTTTGCTAAGAAAGTCGCCAACAAGCCTCTGACCATAAAGATCTTCCCCAACAGTGTCAAAGTACCTCAGAGAAAGCACATCCGCCGCACAGTGAACGGGTTGGACACGTCCAGCTCCAGCCAGCGCCACAGCCCCTACCCMTCTCAGGTCAGCAGCACCAGAGCGGGCCTCCTGGCCGTCCTCCGCACTTCGACCGGCAAAAGCGCCCTCAAAGACACAGACGGCAGCCGAGCCCATCTGCTTCCCAAAGCAGCCATGAACCTCCACAGCGGGTCGTACGTTCCTCAAAGCTCTTTAAATCTCCCCGAGCATGTCRCCCACCTCCAGGGCATGTCTCAAACCCAACACCAGGCATTGAAACAGAAACAGGGCCTCTCCCACCCACATCCACAGCATGCTgtacagcagcacaacatggctcACCATGTGACTTCACAGCCACAGAATATGCCTCAACCTCGCCCTAAAACTTTACAGCAACAGAACATGGCCCACCCTCAAACTTTACAGCGGCAACAAAGCTTGTCCCAGCTGCAAACTGTACAGCAGCAACAGCAGAATCTGGCGKACCCCCAGAATATCCAGCGGCAGCAAAGTTTGCCTCACACGCAGACTTTACGACAGCAAAATCAGACTCTGCCACAAACCTTACAGCAGCAGCATCTTCTTCATCCTCAGACGCTGCAGCACCAGACTCATCCTCACCAACAAGCTTTAGTACAGCAGGCTGTGGCTCAGGCTCAAGGTCTCCGGCACCTGCCTGACTTAGCCCACGCCCAGCCTCCACCTAGTCTGCAACATTCCCAGGGCCTGCAGCACTCCCAGAGCCTGTCACAGCCTCTCACCCAGGGCCTCCGGCACCAGCCTGACGTAGCCCAGTCCCAGCCTCCACCCAGTCTGCAACATTCCCAGGGCCTCCCCCCATCTCAGCAGCTCCCCCAGGCCTCCTGTGCCGGCCCTGGCCCTCCCTTTGCTTCCAATGCCCTGCAGCCCCAGCCAGGCCCCCCCTACGGCCCCAGGAAGCTGCCAGACGCAGACGTCCCGCCAAACGTAACTGTATCTACCTCCACCATCCCGCTATCCATGGCGGCCGGCCTGCACCACAACCGGCCGGGCACAGACCTGAGCAGCATCGTGCACCAGATCAACCAGTTCTGCCAGGCTCGGGCCGGAATGGGTGCCACCTCGGTGTGCGAGGGCCAGATTGCCAACCCCAGCCCCATCAGCCGTAACCTTCTCATCAATGCCAGCTCCAGGGTCAACACACCCCACAATCTGGACCTCCTTCCCTCCTGCCTGCTGGGCCCCACAGAGAAGGCCCCTGGAGAGTCCCAGGGCCCTGCTGGTGGCCTACAGCCCAACATGGCTGTCATGAATAGGATGCCACCTGCTTTCCACGCTGACATAAAGCAGCAGTTACAgcagcagcaattacagcagttACAACAGGTTCACCAGCAGCAACAACATAATCAGTTACAGCAGCTCCAACAGGTCCATCAGCAGCAACAACTACAACATCAGTTACAGCAGCAACTCCAACAGCAACGCTCCTGGAACCAGCACCAGCTGGTTCACATGCAGCACCTGCCCGAGGGAGCCAACCCCAGCAAGAACCCCAGGAGAGAAATCCCCTCTGGGCCTGTCTTCCCTGCCAAGACCCTCAACTATCCCCARGTGCTGCTGGCTTCGCAGCCACAAGCCTTCTACCTTAAACACCCATCAGACAAGACAACCCCCTCGCCCTCCGTAACCGGCCCACCGGGTGGCACCATGCCCAGTTACACCAATGGGGGCMACCTGCAGGCTCCATGGGGCAGTGTCCTACAAGCAGGCAAAAGTGATGGTCTAGGCCCTCTGGATTTGGCCTTCCAGGGGGGCCCGTCAGGGGCCTCCATAGACTGSAGCACACCAGGATCACAGTACCGACCAGGAGCCAGACCCGGGTTCCCAGGTTCGGGTCAGACCAAGCTGATGAAGCAGAACGTGTCTGATTACCTGGCTGGGGATTTCCAGACGTTCCAGCATAACCCAGGTGCCATGGGGAAGATGCACAGGCCCCCCATGGGTAGAGCTCCAGCCCAGGGCCCAGAGCTAGGCAACGSTAGAAATATCCCCGCTCACCACACAGGCTATAGATAGATGGATAGCAGTCTTTACCTCACCAGTTGTGTGTCATGGTTTGTGAATGATTCAAGATTATAATCAGGTGTCCACATGTTGTAGAGTTCTTGCAAGTGATCAATTGAATGTTCTCCCTAGTCGGTTGCTCCTGCTCTCAATGTTCAATCGCTGACTTATGTTTTAAAAGTAGGTCCTCAGCCCTTAAAGGTATCTGTTAAACCTTAGTGCCAGATGAAGGGTTTTTGATTGTTATTCCAATGATGAAGAATACTTACTCATACCACAACATGGACATCTGCTTCTTGTAGTATTTTCTGGAATACTCTATTGTGATCTAGGACTAAGTAGAGAACCTAGTAGGGCTACATCCTTTCCACATAACAATTACCAGTTATGCCCAGGTTGTCATGGAACCAACCACGCCCTTTTACAACATTAGTGGCCTTAAAGCTGCCAATGCAGCGGCTGAAAATGGGTTGTTATTTCCTGGCCTATGTTTACATTTGAATGGGTATTTTTGTATGKTAATATGAATCAGGT
This genomic interval from Salvelinus sp. IW2-2015 linkage group LG22, ASM291031v2, whole genome shotgun sequence contains the following:
- the LOC111982837 gene encoding protein FAM222B is translated as MLACLPASSGDPTTRFLSHTQMNTGLQQWDTTQKXRSANYPTPAELDAFAKKVANKPLTIKIFPNSVKVPQRKHIRRTVNGLDTSSSSQRHSPYPSQVSSTRAGLLAVLRTSTGKSALKDTDGSRAHLLPKAAMNLHSGSYVPQSSLNLPEHVXHLQGMSQTQHQALKQKQGLSHPHPQHAVQQHNMAHHVTSQPQNMPQPRPKTLQQQNMAHPQTLQRQQSLSQLQTVQQQQQNLAXPQNIQRQQSLPHTQTLRQQNQTLPQTLQQQHLLHPQTLQHQTHPHQQALVQQAVAQAQGLRHLPDLAHAQPPPSLQHSQGLQHSQSLSQPLTQGLRHQPDVAQSQPPPSLQHSQGLPPSQQLPQASCAGPGPPFASNALQPQPGPPYGPRKLPDADVPPNVTVSTSTIPLSMAAGLHHNRPGTDLSSIVHQINQFCQARAGMGATSVCEGQIANPSPISRNLLINASSRVNTPHNLDLLPSCLLGPTEKAPGESQGPAGGLQPNMAVMNRMPPAFHADIKQQLQQQQLQQLQQVHQQQQHNQLQQLQQVHQQQQLQHQLQQQLQQQRSWNQHQLVHMQHLPEGANPSKNPRREIPSGPVFPAKTLNYPQVLLASQPQAFYLKHPSDKTTPSPSVTGPPGGTMPSYTNGGXLQAPWGSVLQAGKSDGLGPLDLAFQGGPSGASIDXSTPGSQYRPGARPGFPGSGQTKLMKQNVSDYLAGDFQTFQHNPGAMGKMHRPPMGRAPAQGPELGNXRNIPAHHTGYR